Proteins encoded together in one Paracidovorax wautersii window:
- the ispF gene encoding 2-C-methyl-D-erythritol 2,4-cyclodiphosphate synthase, which translates to MDFRIGEGWDVHALAEGRKLIIGGVEIPHTVGLLGHSDADVLLHAITDALLGAAALGDIGRHFPDADPEFKGADSVVLLVEAARRVRAKGYEIGNIDSTVIAEAPKLAPHIPGMRARIAGALGLDIDQVNVKAKTAERMGPVGEGKAMEARAATLLVRKVG; encoded by the coding sequence ATGGATTTCCGAATTGGCGAAGGCTGGGACGTGCACGCCCTGGCCGAGGGCCGCAAGCTCATCATCGGCGGCGTGGAGATTCCGCATACCGTGGGCCTGCTCGGCCATTCCGATGCCGACGTGCTGCTGCACGCCATCACCGATGCGCTGCTGGGCGCGGCTGCTCTGGGCGACATCGGCCGCCACTTTCCCGACGCCGATCCAGAGTTCAAGGGCGCGGACTCGGTGGTGCTGCTGGTGGAGGCGGCGCGCCGCGTGCGCGCCAAGGGCTACGAGATCGGCAACATCGACAGCACCGTGATTGCGGAGGCGCCGAAGCTCGCGCCGCACATTCCCGGCATGCGCGCGCGCATCGCCGGGGCGCTGGGGCTGGACATCGACCAGGTCAACGTGAAGGCCAAGACGGCCGAGCGCATGGGCCCGGTGGGCGAGGGCAAGGCCATGGAGGCACGCGCCGCCACGCTGCTGGTGCGCAAGGTAGGCTGA
- a CDS encoding 2-C-methyl-D-erythritol 4-phosphate cytidylyltransferase codes for MTAHPLTSLPPPPLSVSGRFWALVPCAGVGARAVPTGDAAAAVRTGADGAPLPKQYQPVAGLPMVLHTLAAFTGVHRLLGTLVAVAPGDGFLQAHAVAGCFVAPCGGATRADTVLGGLQVLAERGAQDDDWVLVHDAARCLVTTAQIDALIDACAGDSVGGLLAHKLADTLKTASDGPGGVRVASTIDRSDKWLAQTPQMFRLGPLREALRRLGPAATDEASAMEAMGLHPRLVPGGAQNFKVTYPEDFALAEAVLAQRMHAATLERFGGHRGQASPLPGKTIF; via the coding sequence ATGACCGCCCACCCGCTGACCTCGTTGCCGCCTCCGCCCCTGTCCGTGTCCGGCCGCTTCTGGGCGCTGGTGCCCTGCGCGGGCGTTGGCGCACGGGCCGTGCCCACGGGCGATGCCGCTGCCGCGGTCCGCACCGGGGCGGATGGTGCGCCCCTGCCCAAGCAGTACCAACCGGTGGCGGGGCTTCCGATGGTGCTGCACACGCTGGCTGCCTTTACCGGCGTGCACCGGCTGCTGGGCACGCTGGTGGCGGTGGCGCCGGGCGACGGCTTTCTGCAGGCGCATGCCGTGGCGGGCTGCTTCGTCGCGCCCTGCGGCGGCGCCACGCGGGCCGACACGGTGCTCGGCGGGCTGCAGGTGCTGGCCGAGCGCGGCGCGCAGGACGACGACTGGGTGCTGGTGCACGATGCGGCGCGCTGCCTGGTGACCACCGCGCAGATCGACGCGCTCATCGATGCCTGCGCCGGCGACAGCGTGGGCGGGCTGCTGGCGCACAAGCTGGCCGACACGCTCAAGACCGCCAGCGATGGCCCCGGCGGCGTGCGCGTGGCCTCCACCATCGACCGCAGCGACAAGTGGCTGGCGCAGACGCCGCAGATGTTCCGGCTCGGCCCGCTGCGCGAGGCGCTGCGCCGGCTCGGCCCGGCCGCGACCGACGAGGCCAGCGCCATGGAGGCCATGGGCCTGCACCCGCGCCTGGTGCCCGGCGGCGCGCAGAATTTCAAGGTGACCTACCCGGAAGACTTCGCCCTGGCCGAGGCCGTGCTCGCGCAGCGCATGCACGCCGCCACGCTGGAGCGCTTCGGCGGGCACCGCGGCCAGGCTTCGCCGCTGCCCGGCAAGACCATCTTCTGA
- the mfd gene encoding transcription-repair coupling factor, producing the protein MELPKLSPGKRFTLPRPVGSADALLLARLGEREKAQRRTVAIVTADATDAQRLIDEIGFFAPGLRCALFPDWETLPYDTFSPHQDLISERLATLWRISQKDHETGADVVLVPATTALYRLAPPSFLAGYTFHFKARQKLDEAKFKAQLTLAGYSHVSQVVSPGEYAVRGGLIDLFPMGSLVPYRVDLFDDEIDSIRTFDPDSQRSLYPVPEVRLLPGREFPMDDAARAKFRSRWRELLEGDPTKSRIYKDMGNGVATAGIEYYLPLFFDETATVFDYLGDEATVVLHGDLEPAFQRFWQDTKERFRLVQGDPDRPALPPESLFLGTEQFYTRANTHAQLALRPGVEDIADNAHFQKLGDLSVVRGAEDPLARLHTHLRNTQHRVLLLAESDGRRESLLDFLRASQLNPPAFDSLAEFQGSADEKIGIATAALANGFAWLEDGIDFVTETELFAAGATTRRRKKQEQVSDVEALIKDLSELTLGDPVVHSAHGIGRYRGLIHMDVGQKNPDGTPAMQEFLHLEYADKAVLYVPVSQLQLISRYTGVSADEAPLHKLGSGQWEKAKRKAAEQVRDSAAELLNIYARRAAREGHAFRYSPQDYEQFANDFGFEETADQNAAIHAVIQDMISPRPMDRLVCGDVGFGKTEVALRAAFVAVTGGKQVAFLAPTTLLAEQHYQTLVDRFSKWPVKVAEVSRFRSGKEITSAIKGIGDGTVDIVVGTHKLLSESTKFHNLGLLIIDEEHRFGVRHKEQMKALRAEVDVLTLTATPIPRTLGMALEGLRDLSVIATAPQRRLAIKTFVRNEGTGVIREAVLRELKRGGQCYFLHNEVETIENRRQKLEEILPEARIAVAHGQMPERELEKVMRDFVAQRYNILLCSTIIETGIDVPTANTIIMSRADKFGLAQLHQLRGRVGRSHHQAYAYLMVPDTEGLTKQAAQRLDAIQQMEELGSGFYLAMHDLEIRGAGEVLGENQSGNMLEVGFQLYNEMLSEAVRSLKAGKEPDLLAPLSVTTDINLHAPALLPNDYCGDVHLRLSFYKKLATAKTNDQIDALLEEIVDRFGKLPPQAQTLIDVHRLRTLSQPYGVVKVDAAPGVITITFKPQPPVDPMAIIHLIQKNKHIKLAGNEKLRIERELPEVKDRAQMVRDVLRSLGQPLAQGAPA; encoded by the coding sequence ATGGAACTCCCCAAACTCTCCCCCGGAAAACGATTCACCCTGCCCCGCCCCGTGGGCAGCGCCGACGCCCTGCTGCTGGCGCGCCTGGGCGAGCGCGAGAAAGCCCAGCGCCGCACCGTCGCCATCGTCACGGCCGATGCGACGGATGCGCAGCGCCTGATCGACGAGATCGGCTTCTTCGCGCCCGGCCTGCGCTGCGCGCTGTTTCCCGACTGGGAGACCCTGCCCTACGACACCTTCTCGCCGCACCAGGACCTGATCAGCGAGCGGCTGGCGACGCTGTGGCGCATCAGCCAGAAAGACCACGAGACCGGCGCCGACGTGGTGCTGGTGCCAGCCACCACGGCGTTGTACCGGCTCGCGCCGCCGTCGTTTCTGGCGGGCTACACCTTCCACTTCAAGGCCCGGCAGAAGCTGGACGAGGCCAAGTTCAAGGCGCAGCTCACGCTGGCGGGCTACAGCCATGTGTCGCAGGTGGTGAGCCCGGGCGAATACGCGGTGCGCGGTGGGCTGATCGACCTGTTCCCGATGGGCTCGCTGGTGCCGTACCGCGTGGATCTGTTCGACGATGAGATCGACTCGATCCGCACCTTCGACCCCGACAGCCAGCGCAGCCTGTACCCCGTGCCCGAAGTGCGCCTGCTGCCCGGCCGCGAGTTCCCGATGGACGACGCGGCGCGCGCGAAATTCCGCAGCCGATGGCGCGAACTGCTGGAGGGCGACCCGACCAAGAGCCGCATCTACAAGGACATGGGCAACGGCGTGGCCACCGCCGGCATCGAGTACTACCTGCCGCTGTTCTTCGACGAGACGGCCACCGTGTTCGACTACCTTGGAGACGAAGCCACGGTGGTGCTGCACGGCGACCTGGAGCCGGCCTTCCAGCGCTTCTGGCAAGACACGAAGGAGCGCTTCCGCCTGGTGCAGGGCGACCCCGACCGCCCGGCGCTACCGCCGGAATCGCTGTTCCTGGGCACCGAACAGTTCTACACCCGGGCCAACACGCACGCCCAGCTGGCGCTGCGTCCCGGCGTGGAAGACATCGCCGACAACGCGCACTTCCAGAAGCTGGGCGATTTGTCGGTGGTGCGCGGCGCCGAAGACCCGCTGGCACGCCTGCACACGCACCTTCGCAACACCCAGCACCGCGTGCTGCTGCTGGCCGAAAGCGACGGCCGGCGCGAGAGCCTGCTGGACTTTTTGCGCGCTTCGCAGCTCAACCCGCCCGCGTTCGATTCGCTGGCCGAGTTCCAGGGCAGCGCGGACGAGAAGATCGGCATCGCCACCGCCGCGCTCGCCAACGGCTTCGCCTGGCTGGAAGACGGCATCGACTTCGTCACCGAGACCGAACTGTTCGCCGCGGGCGCCACCACACGCCGGCGCAAGAAGCAGGAGCAGGTCAGCGATGTCGAGGCGCTGATCAAGGACCTGTCCGAACTGACGCTGGGCGACCCGGTGGTGCACAGCGCGCACGGCATCGGCCGCTACCGCGGACTGATCCACATGGACGTGGGCCAGAAGAACCCCGACGGCACGCCGGCGATGCAGGAGTTCCTGCACCTCGAATACGCCGACAAGGCCGTGCTGTACGTTCCGGTGAGCCAGCTGCAGCTCATCAGCCGCTACACGGGCGTTTCCGCCGACGAGGCCCCGCTGCACAAGCTGGGCAGCGGCCAATGGGAGAAGGCCAAGCGCAAGGCCGCCGAACAGGTGCGCGATTCCGCCGCCGAACTGCTCAACATCTACGCGCGCCGCGCGGCGCGCGAGGGCCATGCCTTCCGCTACAGCCCGCAAGACTACGAGCAGTTCGCCAACGACTTCGGCTTCGAGGAGACGGCCGACCAGAACGCGGCCATCCACGCCGTCATCCAGGACATGATCTCGCCCCGCCCCATGGACCGGCTGGTCTGCGGCGATGTGGGCTTCGGCAAGACCGAAGTGGCCCTGCGCGCAGCTTTCGTGGCCGTCACGGGCGGCAAGCAGGTGGCTTTTCTCGCGCCCACCACGCTGCTGGCCGAGCAGCACTACCAGACGCTGGTGGACCGCTTCAGCAAGTGGCCGGTGAAGGTGGCGGAGGTGTCGCGGTTCCGGTCGGGCAAGGAGATCACGTCGGCGATCAAGGGCATCGGCGACGGCACGGTGGACATCGTGGTGGGCACGCACAAGCTCTTGAGCGAATCGACCAAGTTCCACAACCTGGGCCTGCTCATCATCGACGAGGAACACCGTTTCGGCGTGCGCCACAAGGAACAGATGAAGGCGCTGCGCGCCGAGGTGGACGTGCTCACGCTCACGGCCACGCCCATCCCGCGCACGCTGGGCATGGCGCTGGAGGGCCTGCGCGACCTGTCCGTGATCGCCACCGCGCCGCAGCGGCGCCTGGCCATCAAGACCTTCGTGCGCAACGAGGGCACGGGGGTGATCCGCGAGGCGGTGCTGCGTGAACTGAAGCGCGGCGGGCAGTGCTACTTCCTGCACAACGAGGTGGAGACCATCGAGAACCGGCGCCAGAAGCTCGAAGAGATATTGCCCGAGGCCCGCATCGCCGTGGCCCACGGCCAGATGCCCGAGCGTGAGCTGGAGAAGGTCATGCGCGACTTCGTGGCGCAGCGCTACAACATCCTGCTGTGCTCGACCATCATCGAGACCGGCATCGACGTGCCCACGGCCAACACCATCATCATGAGCCGCGCCGACAAGTTCGGCCTGGCTCAGTTGCACCAGCTGCGCGGCCGCGTCGGGCGCTCGCACCACCAGGCGTACGCCTACCTCATGGTGCCCGACACCGAGGGCCTGACCAAGCAGGCCGCGCAGCGGCTCGACGCCATCCAGCAGATGGAAGAGCTGGGCAGCGGCTTCTACCTCGCCATGCACGACCTGGAAATCCGCGGCGCGGGCGAGGTGCTGGGCGAGAACCAGAGCGGCAACATGCTGGAGGTGGGCTTCCAGCTCTACAACGAGATGCTGTCGGAGGCCGTGCGCTCGCTCAAGGCGGGCAAGGAGCCCGACCTGCTGGCGCCGCTGTCCGTCACTACCGACATCAACCTGCACGCGCCCGCACTGCTGCCCAACGACTACTGCGGCGACGTGCACCTGCGCCTGTCGTTCTACAAGAAGCTGGCCACGGCCAAGACCAACGACCAGATCGACGCGCTGCTGGAAGAGATCGTGGACCGCTTCGGCAAGCTACCGCCGCAGGCACAGACGCTGATCGACGTGCACCGGCTGCGCACGCTGAGCCAGCCGTATGGCGTGGTGAAGGTGGACGCCGCCCCCGGCGTGATCACCATCACCTTCAAGCCGCAGCCGCCGGTCGATCCGATGGCCATCATCCACCTGATCCAGAAGAACAAGCACATCAAGCTGGCCGGCAACGAGAAACTGCGCATCGAGCGCGAATTGCCCGAGGTCAAGGACCGTGCGCAAATGGTGCGGGACGTGCTGCGCAGCCTGGGGCAGCCGCTGGCGCAGGGCGCACCGGCCTGA
- a CDS encoding tripartite tricarboxylate transporter substrate binding protein, with the protein MSHPHPCSFFALAWALCAAALAPQALAQAGYPERPVKVIVALPAGGSADMIARMVTQKMAADLGQPFVVDNKAGASGQIGTPLVAKAAPDGYTLMVSPASFLTTNKSIFKTLPYDPQADFVPITKLVNQPMVLVVKDAQKFPDVAAVLAGARAAPGRLTYASSGDGSPQHLAALMFSTRTGARMLHVPYKGGAPAINDTLSGQVDMLFAVLPEALPHIQSGKLHPVALMGPKRSPLLPGVPTMAESGVAQVELSAWVGLLAPAGTPQPILDKLQRAAHAALAGDTATRLAANGMEVAPGTGEQLKDSIAQEIRVHSELVKAAGLTPQ; encoded by the coding sequence ATGTCCCATCCCCATCCCTGTTCCTTCTTTGCCCTGGCCTGGGCGCTGTGCGCCGCGGCCCTGGCCCCGCAGGCGCTGGCCCAGGCCGGCTACCCGGAGCGGCCGGTGAAGGTGATCGTCGCGCTGCCCGCCGGTGGCAGCGCCGACATGATCGCCCGCATGGTCACCCAGAAAATGGCGGCCGACCTGGGCCAGCCCTTCGTGGTGGACAACAAGGCCGGCGCATCGGGCCAGATCGGCACGCCGCTGGTGGCCAAGGCGGCGCCGGACGGCTACACGCTGATGGTGTCGCCCGCATCGTTCCTCACCACCAACAAGAGCATCTTCAAGACGCTGCCGTACGACCCGCAGGCCGACTTCGTGCCCATCACCAAACTGGTGAACCAGCCCATGGTGCTGGTGGTGAAGGACGCGCAGAAGTTTCCCGATGTGGCCGCCGTGCTGGCTGGCGCACGGGCCGCGCCGGGCCGACTGACCTACGCCTCGTCCGGCGACGGCAGCCCGCAGCATCTGGCGGCCCTGATGTTCAGCACCCGCACGGGCGCGCGCATGCTCCACGTGCCCTACAAGGGCGGCGCACCGGCCATCAACGACACGCTGTCCGGCCAGGTGGACATGCTCTTCGCGGTACTGCCCGAGGCCCTGCCGCACATCCAGTCGGGCAAGCTGCACCCGGTGGCCCTGATGGGCCCGAAGCGATCGCCGCTGCTGCCCGGCGTGCCGACGATGGCCGAGAGCGGCGTCGCGCAGGTGGAGCTGTCCGCCTGGGTCGGCCTGCTGGCCCCTGCCGGTACGCCGCAGCCCATCCTCGACAAGCTGCAACGCGCCGCCCACGCGGCACTGGCGGGCGACACGGCCACCAGGCTGGCCGCCAACGGCATGGAAGTGGCACCGGGCACGGGCGAGCAGCTCAAGGACAGCATCGCGCAGGAGATCCGCGTGCATTCCGAACTGGTGAAGGCCGCCGGACTCACCCCCCAGTAG
- the serB gene encoding phosphoserine phosphatase SerB has protein sequence MSAPTAFAPGLVIQGIQPPLRLSDFKLIAFDMDSTLINIECVDEIADAAGRKAEVAAITEAAMQGLITDYKESLRQRVALLRGVSVSHLESVFTERLRFNPGARELIDAAKAAGLTTLLVSGGFTFFSDRVKAGLGIDFARSNRLEVEGGLLTGRMVDQPWGDICDGAEKRRTLLEVASLMGIDPSQAIAVGDGANDLPMMGAAGLSVAYHAKPAVRAQAKVAINEGGLDRLLEVLR, from the coding sequence ATGAGCGCTCCCACCGCATTCGCCCCCGGCCTCGTCATCCAAGGCATCCAGCCCCCGCTGCGCCTGTCGGACTTCAAACTCATCGCGTTCGACATGGACTCTACGCTGATCAACATCGAATGCGTGGACGAGATCGCCGATGCCGCGGGCCGCAAGGCCGAGGTGGCCGCCATCACGGAAGCCGCCATGCAGGGCCTGATCACCGACTACAAGGAAAGCCTGCGCCAGCGCGTGGCCCTGCTACGGGGCGTGAGCGTGTCGCATCTGGAAAGCGTGTTCACCGAGCGGCTGCGCTTCAACCCCGGCGCGCGCGAGCTGATCGACGCCGCCAAGGCCGCGGGCCTGACCACGCTGCTCGTCTCGGGTGGCTTCACCTTCTTCTCGGACCGCGTGAAGGCCGGCCTGGGCATCGACTTCGCGCGTTCCAACCGGTTGGAAGTGGAAGGCGGCCTGCTCACGGGCCGCATGGTGGACCAGCCCTGGGGCGACATCTGCGATGGCGCCGAGAAGCGCCGCACGCTGCTGGAAGTGGCCTCGCTGATGGGCATTGACCCGTCGCAGGCCATCGCCGTGGGCGACGGCGCCAACGATCTGCCGATGATGGGCGCCGCCGGCCTGTCCGTGGCCTACCACGCCAAGCCCGCCGTGCGTGCGCAGGCCAAGGTGGCCATCAACGAGGGCGGGCTGGATCGGCTGTTGGAAGTGCTGCGCTGA
- a CDS encoding MetQ/NlpA family ABC transporter substrate-binding protein, which produces MLKKTLSALAIATLAFSAQAADAVLKVAASAVPHAEILNFVKPQLKAQGVDLQVREFSDYIQPNAAVEDKQLDANFFQHQPYLDSYNKDRKSSIVAVPDGKVHVEPFGGYSKKIKAVSALKDGATVTIPNDPSNAGRALILLQKQGLIKLKDPKNITATPVDIVKNPKKLKFRELEAALLPRALDDVDLALINTNYAIEAKLNPTKDALFIESADSPYANFIAARKDRANDPSIQKLVKALHTPEVKKFIQDKYQGAIVPAF; this is translated from the coding sequence ATGTTGAAGAAAACGCTCTCCGCCCTTGCCATCGCCACCCTTGCCTTCAGCGCACAGGCCGCTGATGCCGTCCTGAAGGTGGCCGCCTCGGCCGTGCCGCACGCCGAGATCCTGAACTTCGTGAAGCCCCAGCTCAAGGCCCAGGGCGTGGACCTGCAGGTGCGCGAATTCAGCGACTACATCCAGCCCAACGCGGCGGTGGAAGACAAGCAGCTGGACGCCAACTTCTTCCAGCACCAGCCCTACCTGGACAGCTACAACAAGGACCGCAAGAGCAGCATCGTCGCCGTGCCGGACGGCAAGGTGCATGTGGAGCCCTTTGGCGGCTACTCGAAGAAGATCAAGGCGGTTTCTGCGCTGAAGGACGGCGCCACGGTGACCATCCCCAACGACCCGTCCAACGCCGGACGCGCGCTGATCCTGCTGCAGAAGCAGGGCCTGATCAAGCTGAAGGACCCGAAGAACATCACCGCCACGCCGGTGGACATCGTCAAGAATCCCAAGAAGCTCAAGTTCCGCGAACTGGAGGCCGCGCTGCTGCCCCGCGCGCTGGACGACGTGGACCTGGCGCTGATCAACACCAACTACGCGATCGAAGCCAAGCTCAATCCGACGAAGGACGCGCTGTTCATCGAATCGGCCGATTCGCCCTACGCCAACTTCATCGCCGCCCGCAAGGACCGCGCGAATGATCCCAGCATCCAGAAGCTCGTGAAGGCCCTGCACACGCCGGAAGTGAAGAAGTTCATCCAGGACAAGTACCAGGGCGCGATCGTTCCCGCGTTCTGA
- a CDS encoding LysE family transporter codes for MWTSSFSSAAVSSSWLAGFTVCLSLLVSIGAQNLYVLRQAVAGRHVRACVVWCVVSDALLVALGVAGMARLLGSSPTLAHYLSLGGALFLFAYGVFAWHRAWFATGGGLDAEGSRAERGVIGVLSALAVITLLNPHVYLDTVVLIGSIGARQDGGLKWVFVVGAASASLMWFLLLALAGRKLKGVFANPTAWRVLDGLTGVMMFVLAWWVGRSLWD; via the coding sequence ATGTGGACCTCTTCCTTTTCTTCGGCTGCCGTTTCCTCGTCCTGGCTGGCGGGCTTCACCGTCTGCCTTTCGCTGCTCGTCTCCATCGGCGCACAGAACCTCTATGTGCTGCGCCAGGCCGTGGCGGGGCGGCATGTGCGGGCCTGCGTGGTCTGGTGCGTGGTGAGCGACGCACTGCTGGTGGCCCTGGGCGTGGCGGGCATGGCGCGGTTGCTGGGCAGCTCGCCCACGCTGGCGCACTACCTCAGCCTGGGCGGCGCGCTGTTCCTGTTTGCCTACGGCGTGTTCGCCTGGCACCGGGCGTGGTTCGCTACCGGCGGCGGCCTGGATGCGGAGGGCAGCCGGGCCGAGCGTGGCGTGATCGGGGTGCTGAGCGCGCTGGCGGTCATCACCTTGCTCAACCCCCACGTGTACCTGGACACCGTCGTGCTGATCGGCTCCATCGGCGCTCGGCAGGACGGCGGCCTCAAATGGGTCTTCGTGGTCGGGGCGGCATCCGCCAGCCTGATGTGGTTCCTGCTGCTGGCCCTGGCCGGCCGCAAGCTGAAGGGCGTGTTCGCCAACCCCACGGCGTGGCGGGTGCTGGACGGCCTCACCGGCGTGATGATGTTCGTGCTGGCGTGGTGGGTGGGCCGCAGCCTGTGGGATTGA
- a CDS encoding HTH-type transcriptional regulator ArgP — protein sequence MLDYAGLEALAAVVREGSFERAARKLHVTPSAISQRVKQLEERVGQVLVQRGTPCTGTEAGRRLCLHVEQVALLENQLRRANPDLMPDTQAPAPTVKLAVNDDSLSTWFMDAMSSFTAGGNELLDVRIDDQEHTAQRLREGEVIAAVTATGTPIAGCNTWPLGTMRYVAAASPEFVAQHFAAGVSGDALATAPLMAYGRKDRLQDQWMHQQGLASRRHPPKHYLPSNYAYVRACEEGMGWGMHPTILIREQLDSGVLVEFAPGTAMPVPMYWAHPRTAQAGLERLTQCVMAAAQDWLDVD from the coding sequence ATGCTCGACTACGCCGGACTGGAAGCCCTCGCGGCCGTGGTGCGCGAGGGCAGCTTCGAACGCGCGGCACGCAAGCTGCACGTGACGCCCTCGGCCATCTCGCAGCGCGTGAAGCAGCTGGAGGAGCGGGTCGGCCAGGTGTTGGTGCAGCGCGGCACGCCCTGCACGGGCACCGAGGCCGGGCGCCGCCTGTGCCTGCACGTGGAGCAGGTCGCGCTGCTGGAGAACCAGCTGCGCCGGGCCAATCCCGACCTCATGCCCGACACGCAGGCGCCCGCCCCCACCGTCAAGCTGGCCGTCAACGACGACTCGCTGTCCACCTGGTTCATGGACGCCATGTCCAGCTTCACGGCCGGCGGCAACGAGCTGCTGGACGTGCGCATCGACGACCAGGAACACACGGCGCAGCGCCTGCGCGAAGGCGAGGTGATCGCCGCCGTCACCGCCACGGGCACGCCCATCGCCGGCTGCAACACCTGGCCGCTGGGCACCATGCGCTATGTGGCCGCGGCCAGTCCGGAGTTCGTGGCGCAGCACTTCGCCGCCGGCGTCTCGGGCGACGCGCTCGCCACCGCGCCCCTGATGGCCTATGGCCGCAAGGACCGGCTGCAGGACCAGTGGATGCACCAGCAGGGCCTGGCCTCGCGCCGGCACCCGCCCAAGCACTACCTGCCCAGCAACTACGCCTACGTGCGCGCCTGCGAGGAAGGCATGGGCTGGGGCATGCACCCGACCATCCTCATCCGCGAACAGCTGGACAGCGGCGTTCTGGTGGAGTTCGCTCCGGGAACCGCCATGCCCGTGCCCATGTACTGGGCCCATCCGCGCACCGCACAGGCCGGGCTGGAGCGGCTCACGCAGTGCGTGATGGCCGCGGCGCAGGACTGGCTGGACGTGGACTGA
- a CDS encoding Rrf2 family transcriptional regulator: MRLTQWTDYTLRVLMYCAATQGREQPVTITEIAEQHGISRSHLTKIVQELSARGLLETMRGRGGGMRLLMAPQEINLGALVRTTETDFDMVECFNGETNLCRLDGRCHLKGVLHQATAAYLAVLDGLTLADLVPPRGAAVTPSRKIRWVPGLPQPA, from the coding sequence ATGCGGCTGACCCAATGGACCGACTACACGCTGCGCGTGCTCATGTACTGCGCGGCGACGCAGGGGCGCGAGCAGCCCGTGACCATCACCGAGATTGCCGAGCAGCATGGCATCTCGCGCAGCCACCTGACCAAGATCGTCCAGGAACTGTCGGCCCGCGGCCTGCTGGAAACCATGCGCGGGCGGGGCGGCGGCATGCGGTTGCTGATGGCGCCGCAGGAGATCAATCTGGGCGCCTTGGTGCGCACCACCGAGACCGATTTCGACATGGTGGAATGCTTCAACGGCGAGACCAACCTGTGCCGGCTCGACGGCCGCTGCCACCTCAAGGGCGTGCTGCACCAGGCCACCGCCGCCTATCTGGCGGTGCTCGACGGCTTGACGTTGGCGGATCTGGTGCCGCCGCGCGGGGCTGCCGTTACGCCATCGCGCAAGATCCGCTGGGTGCCGGGCCTGCCCCAGCCGGCCTGA
- the ytfE gene encoding iron-sulfur cluster repair protein YtfE, translated as MNARLPSSASAIDARQPIGQIAVQLPGATAVFRRHKLDFCCGGHVSLQQAAADKGLDMEALLAELSALQHPAEAPAIGDPAQLIGHLLQRYHAVHREQLPELIRMARRVEAVHRGHPDVPAGLADLLEDIHDELLSHMHKEEAILFPALQAGGNPFVDQPIQVMRREHTTHGEALEQLAALTHDATPPQGACNTWRALYTGIGQFSDDLVQHIHLENNLLFPQFEAASATTAPAQGCGSGSGCGCQ; from the coding sequence ATGAACGCCCGGCTTCCCTCCTCCGCATCTGCCATTGATGCCCGCCAGCCCATCGGCCAGATCGCCGTGCAGTTGCCCGGCGCCACCGCCGTCTTTCGCCGCCACAAGCTCGACTTCTGCTGCGGCGGCCACGTGAGCCTGCAGCAGGCGGCCGCAGACAAGGGCCTGGACATGGAGGCCCTGCTGGCCGAGCTGTCGGCTCTGCAGCACCCGGCCGAGGCGCCCGCCATCGGAGACCCTGCCCAGCTGATCGGCCACCTGCTCCAGCGCTACCACGCCGTCCACCGCGAACAGCTGCCCGAGCTGATCCGCATGGCGCGCCGCGTAGAGGCCGTGCACCGCGGCCATCCCGACGTGCCGGCCGGGCTGGCCGATCTGCTCGAGGACATCCACGACGAACTGCTCTCGCACATGCACAAGGAAGAGGCCATCCTGTTCCCGGCCCTGCAGGCGGGCGGCAATCCCTTCGTGGACCAGCCCATCCAGGTGATGCGCAGGGAGCACACCACCCACGGCGAAGCACTGGAGCAGCTGGCAGCCCTCACACACGACGCCACGCCTCCCCAGGGCGCCTGCAACACGTGGCGTGCCCTGTACACCGGGATCGGCCAGTTCAGCGACGACCTGGTGCAGCACATCCATCTGGAGAACAACCTGCTGTTTCCGCAGTTCGAGGCGGCATCCGCAACGACCGCACCCGCTCAGGGCTGTGGATCGGGATCGGGCTGCGGTTGCCAGTAA
- a CDS encoding DUF3820 family protein yields MDPQQLQRLLTVEMPFGKHQGTLIADLPGNYLNWFAREGFPPGDIGRLLALMHEIDHNGLSDLLAPLRAAAARRPR; encoded by the coding sequence ATGGACCCGCAGCAACTGCAGCGCCTGCTGACCGTGGAAATGCCCTTCGGCAAGCACCAGGGCACGCTGATCGCCGACCTGCCCGGCAACTACCTGAACTGGTTCGCCCGCGAAGGCTTTCCGCCCGGCGACATCGGCCGCCTGCTGGCGCTGATGCACGAGATCGACCACAACGGCCTGTCGGACCTGCTGGCGCCGCTGCGGGCGGCAGCGGCCCGGCGCCCGCGCTGA